TCACCCGTCAACAAATTATACGACACACTGCCGTTCTCTTGCCAGTCGCTGTCTGTGGCAGACACGGAGCAAATGGACGATCCAGCGGAGTTATTTTCCGTCACGTAAGCAGTGTATGACTGTCGATCAAACACAGGGGGGTTGTCATTTATATCTGATATAGTCAAGTGTATGGTCTGGTTTGTCGATAATGGTGGAAAACCTCCGTCAGTGGCAGTAACTGTTATATTGTATTCAGACTCCTGTTCCCGGTCCAGCTCACTCATGGTAActaatgaataataattttTGATCGAAGGCATTAATTTGAACGGTAAGAATTGCTGAATGGAGCAGCTAACTTTCCCGTTTACTTCAGAATCTCTGTCTTGCAAGTTTATAATAGCCACTTCTGTTCCCGGCTTAGAGTTTTCGGGGATAGGGGTGTTCAGAGACTTGATGTATATGACAGGGGCATTGTCGTTTAAATCTGTGATCTGTATTATAAGTTTACAGTATGCGGTTTGTCCAGCTCCATCTTTAGCTTGGATACGGAATTCAAAGAGTGACGTGTCCTCAAAATCAATTGGCCCAGTAACTGTAACTTCCCCAGTTTTATGATCAATAGAAAATAACTCAGCTGCCTTTTCGGAAAAATATCGAAATTCATATGTTACCTCACCAAATacaccttcatcttcatcagtcGCGCTAATAGTAACCACTGTTGATCCTATAGCAGTTGATTCAGCAACGCTGGCCTTATAGACGGTCTCAGCAAATATCGGAATATTATCATTAACATCCAGCACAGTGACTTGTATAACCGCAGTGCCTGATCTCTGTGGGTCTCCCCCATCAACAGCCGTCAGAATTAAAGACACCTCTTGCTGCTTTTCTCTGTCTAACTCCCGTTCCAGTATTAACTCCCCATATTTGCCCCGCTCAGCACTGGTATGAACAGCCAAACGGAAATATTCATTTGACTCCAGTGCATAGCTCTGCACTGAATTGAGGCCTATGTCAGAGTCGAGGGCACCTTCTACTGGGAAACGAGCTCCTTTATCTGCGGATTCACTAATTTCCAATTTAATAATGTTCGATGGAAATGATGGTGCATTGTCATTGATGTCTTGAATGTCGACAGTAATGCGATGTAATTCCAAGGgattttccagaaaaaaatcGAAATTCAAAGCGCAAGAAGTCATATGACCACAGAGTTTATCTCGGTCTATTCTTTCAGCGACAACCAGATCTCCCGTACTGACATTAATCTCACAACAGCGTCTACTGCCCTGAAAATCTAAGCGGGCTCTTCTAGCAGAAAGTGTTCTCACATCGAGCCCCAGATCACGAGTAAGACTACCAATTACACTCCCGTGTTTCATTTCCTCTGGAAACGAGTATCTGACATCGCCAAGACACGGGTCTATTACCGACAGAAAGAAGAGGAAACAGCGTACTTGCCATTGTATAGAGCAGCGCATTGTTGTCGTAGCCATTGACAATCGTCTTCAAATCAGTGATTCCTCTTAAATCCAATATCGTAAGATGTAGCTGGATTAATGTTCATATGCCAGCTGTTGCCCTTCGGTTACACGCAGTTATCAGACGCAAACAAATGCATGAAATGCCTCAGACAAAGAATTGTTCACGAACTGTGCAGCCGCCAGACTCGTGCTTTGAAAGCAGTAGCAATGGGAGGGCCGACTAGCTCTGAAACCCTCGGCTGGTCAATAGCGACATACAGAGTTGTTAACGAGAAGTGCACTGGCTTTACATCATGTaactgtgtatttattattattacttgatttcttagcagacacccttatccatttTTTACGTTTTCCCATTTATACATTCACTGGAGCAACTTAGCTAAAGGACACAACAACAGCAATCCTCCActccagagcccagagccctaaccacttctccacactactgcccagtattttaaataagctctggaataaacacacaaataactttatttttaaaaataggtACTTTGTTGAATGCCAATTTATATAATGATTCAGCAAGGTTTCTCAATCGTCCAATCATGAATATATACAGAGAAAAATAGTTACCTGTGTAGTTTACTACTATACTCGTGATTTCCATTTCCACAACAAGTTTAATTGTTTAGATCTAAGAAAAACATAACTGTGTTTATACTATCATATATATTAGCACAGCTTTATATTGCAATACATGAATGCACATACATTGATAAACACAGTATGCAAAATACGAAAATTTGATTTTTTCATTCAAATTCTGAATCAGATTGTGGTAGATCTGGCACAATCTAGGGagctgcattaaatatattgatACTCGTTGCCTATTACACTATTTGACCTTACCTGCCATTTAATTATCTAATTCACATTAATTTTCACTACTATAGTTTTCTGCATGGAATTAGGATTCAATATTATCATGAAGATCGATCGCTCTGCATTTCCGCCGACTTCTGGAACGAAACGTCAGCACCACGGACAGCGCCCCCACATGAGACTGGATACCTACATCGGACGCACTTTTAACATTAAACCGTAAATGAGAAAACAATTAACATATGTAtagataaatgaatgaatacattattaagtgttttttgtaattattatttctgaaagGAACACTGGTGTCTTACAcagctaatttaattaaaacctaaGGTAATAATTATACAATTTGCACACTCTTACCTCACAACTCATATCCTCTTCTTGGCCTATCGTTTTCCCCGCTTCATTCGAGACCTTCTGCTCTTTCTTCAGGGTGGAGTCGCGGGGCATGGTGCTGTCATAGGATGAGACGAACTTGAAGTCGCTGGTCCTGGAGCCCGTGGTTAAGAAGGTGTCGTAGATGTACGAATGGCGCAGAGTTCCGGATCCCTCCACCTCTGCATAGTTGGGTGGGAAGTGTGCGCTCGGAATGGCAACTGCGCCGTCAAACAGCAGCCCGGGCTTTCCTCTGCGGCACACTTTGACTACCAGGATGAGAGTAATAAAGACCAAGAACAGGAAAGTAACCACAGCTAAGGCGATGACCAAGTAGGCCGTGGTGTTGGACATGTTCTCTGAACGAGCAgcgtgatctttcatttctgaagtATAATCTGAATAGTCATCGGATATCACAAAATTCACAGTACAGGTGGAAGAATGGGACCGCTGTCCATTGTCCTTCACCAACACGAtgagattctgtttcattatatCGGACTGAGAAACGTCCCGCTGTGTCCTGATTTCTCCACTGTGGACACCGATAGTGAAAAGTCCCGGGTCAGTGGATTTCACAATCTGATAAGACAGCCACGCGTTTTGTCCAGAGTCAGCATCGACAGCAATTACTTTGGATACCAGAGACCCCGCCTGGGCAGCTTTGGGGACCATCTCGGTCATGAAGGAGTTCCCTGACTGAGCAGGGTATAATATCTGGGGAGAATTGTCATTCTGGTCTGTAATGAAGACACTCACAGTCACGTTGCTGCTGAGCTGTGGAGATCCATTGTCTTTGGCAACAACGTGTACCTTGAAGCTCCTGAGCTGCTCATAGTCGAATGATCTGACTGCGTGTATCACCCCACTGTCTCGATTTATTGAAAAAATGGAAGCTACCGAGATGCCATTGACCTCACTGGGTAATAGGGCGTATGTGACCGTGCCGTTCTGTTTCCAATCGGGATCTCTCGCAGTAACAGAAGAAATGGACGATCCTGGAACATTATTTTCAGTCACATATGCACTGTACGATTGCTGATCAAATGTTGGTGGATTGTCATTAATGTCTGCAATTATCAAGTGCAATATTTTGCTTGAAGAAAGAGATGGTGACCCTCCATCAGTCGCTGTAACAGTGACATTGTATTCAGAATATTCCTCCCGATCTAAACCGGCCTCAGTGACCAAGGTGAAATAGTTCCTGATTGACGTCTGTAGTTTAAACGGGAGATTGGGAGACATGGTGCATGTGACTTTACTGTTTTCGCCAGAATCTTGGTCCATGACATTAATAATAGCTATTTCCGTCCCCGGGGGTAAGTTTTCTGGAATTGGATTCGATATAGATTTGACAATAATGGCGGGGATGTTgtcatttacatctgtaatCTGAACAAGCACCCTACAATGCCCCGCCTGACCACCGCCATCCTCGGCCTGGATCTCGATTTCGTAAGAAGCCGACTCTTCAAAATCAATTTTGCCAATAACTTTGATTTCTCCACTTTTGCTGTCAATATCAAATAATTGCTTGGTGCTTTCAGAGACATGATTAAAATCGTAGTTTATTTCACCATTCGCGCCTTCGTCCTTATCTGTTGCACTAACTTTGGCCACAAAAGTGCCCGGTAGAGAATTTTCTAGGATGCTTACTTTGTACAGTGCATTGAGAAATACGGGGGCATTATCATTGGAGTCGAGAACTACAATATTAATTATCACTGTCCCAGATCTGGGTGGGTCACCTCCATCAACAGCCGTCAGCAATAAGGAgtgctctctctccttctctcggTCCAGTGTGCTTTTCAAAACAATCTCGCCATATTTCCCCCTTTCATTACTAGTGTGGATATCTAACCCAAAATGCTTGTTCGGCCTAAGAATGTAGGTTTTAACTGAATTAACCCCAACGTCCGGGTCCCGAGCACCGGCTATTTGAAAGCGACTTCCTTTTGGTGCAGTCTCGCTTATTTCAAGTTTGATCACATCCTTCGGGAAACTGGGAGCATTATCATTAATGTCTTGAATTTCCAACGCTATGTTGTGAAGCTCTAATGGGCTTTCGAGGATAAATTCAAAATGTATGAGACAAGGCGACGTTTGTCCGCACAGCTTTTCTCTGTCCATTCTTTCAAGAACAATAAAATCGCCCGTGTCCAGATGGATGTCACAATAGCGCCTGCTTCCTTGATAATCCACCCGGGCTCTCCGAGCTCTCAATAGTTTAAAATCCAAATTAAAATCATGCGTGAGGCTCCCGATTAtgtatctgttttttgtttcctcCGGAACCGAATATCGAAAATCACCAAGCGAAACGTGCAAGACAGCGaggaagaaataaatacaaattacctGCCACTCGGTAGCGTAGCATGTGTTCCCCATTGCGACGGTGAATCCTTGcgactgataataataataaacccatACAATCAGTCAGGTTGATCTGGTATAGGTCTGTAGTTACGTTAGATAATTCCAAGTAAGATTCACCCTGAGATCATGTCAGCTATGTGGTTATCCGGTTGAAACACCGACACACAATGGATATGCGCAGCTGTTGTAGAAAAGGAGCTGTGTTTTAGTCTCTAGTTGGTGAATAgcgacacacagagacacagaataTAGCTGCAATAGGGTGAAGCGCACGGTCATTTAACATTTACTAGTCAGCTAAACTACCTTGTTTTACACGATTTTCTTTACGCAGTGCCTACTCATTAGAACATCCATGCACACGACTTATGTTCTTCTTcgcgttattattattattattattattattattattattattattattattattattattattatatgtatttactactactactacacatGTAggctaaaataaaactaataacaCAGAAAGCTGATACTTCTTAAACCTATGCTTATACAAGTTATAccctgaaaagaaagaaagcaaataagcaaataagcaaggaagaaaaacagaaaacatgagGAAAAATATTTAACCCAATTTATActgaaataagtaaattaaaattttCATCATTATTCCGGAAGTGACACTTCTTACCATGAACAGCATGGGAGTGGTGACTGATACgatactgcaacacacacacacacactcacacacactcacacagagacacacacacacacacacacacacacacagagagacacacacacacacacacacacactcacacagagagagagacacacacacacacacacagagacacacacacacacacacactcacacagagagagagagacacacacacacacacacacacacagagacacacacacactcacacactcacacagagacatacacacagagagagacacacacacagagacacacacacacacacacagacacacacacacactcacacagagacatacacacagagagagacacacacacagagacacacacacacacacacacacacactcacacagagacatacacagacacacacacacacacactcacacacacacacagacacacacacacacactcacacagagacatacacacagagagagagacacacacacacacacacacacacacacacacagacacacacacacacacactcacacagagacatacacacagagagagagacacacacagacacacacacacacacacacacacacacacacacacacacacacccctatcGCCTGGGTGCTGTGCTTCCGCCACAGAGGAGCAGCACTAAGCCGACCAGGCTAGTGTTTCTGTTCGACAGCGGCATACAGAGTATCAGACATGAATTGCAGAGAACAGGAAACAGATCACTACTTCATATATTCAAAGTTCAGAATGAATTCACCCCTTTTTACACGGATACACAGTGGGAAGTGATTCGTGTTCAATTCAGTCACACTATATTTCGTGGGTTTGCCATGTTGGtaacataactgcaaaatatGACTCGTTTCTAATTTGAATAACAACATACTGCAGGCACTACGGACATCGTGTCGCAAATGCTgtatccatttttatttcaaaataagatAATAATACTAAGAATAAAcatgtgtaataaaaaatattaatattaaaactgCAGCAAAGACTAACACTTACCTTGTTGCTGcgtaaagcaaagcaaaacaaagctaATCCCGTCATAAACCCGTCTACTATAAGCAATGCAATGGATTCGATAATAGCAACcattttctaaaacatttgcattttattaaacaGTTCACTTTAAATCTAAGACCAGCCTGTGAATTTGGCCAACTGTACGCTTTCAAACAGAGCTCGCCGTGTTTCTATCTCTGTGCCTTTTCACTCGCAGCTTCCTTTTCAGAGCCTCGCCACAAGGAAGCAGACCCGAGTCCCGTCACTGGCTCTGGTTCAGCACTTGGTGTGGACAGCGACACACTTCATCCGTCATGTTTCTCTTCCGTACGACTGAGACCGAAATCATTCATATAAACGAGAAATAGATATAGCATTATGTCTCAATTATATGCAAAAAATGTGCAAATATGAGATACTGAACTACAGAGGTTTATCATATTAGACATATTATTGCTTgaattaacctttttttttcaattgcgATAAACAATAACATacacacaatatttatttatttattattattattattattattattattattattattattattattgtaatgacgATGATGAAGATGCTGATAGCAACCCCCtcaccaaacacacacaggatTGTTACAACAACGTTTAAGGGAGAATAGCATTGTTGTCTCATATTCCACATAAAGTGTCatattaacatgtatatttaacataaaaataacaatactgaATATATGTGCTGAGCATGCAATGAAAGCTGATTGCTGGTAATGGACTGCGAGGCTAAAGTAAGTGCATGAAGCAATAGCTTTTGACACAGAGACGATGAGACTGAGATACATTTTATagcattctttttttttggcttcACTAAAACCTATACATGAGAAAgtgacaaatacataaataaatggatacataaataaaccatgCATATTCTAATTGCACTAGAagatgtatgttttgttttgttttccattactATGGAAGCATAGTACTAGGTGGATATTTTATTCTTGATCTATCCCCAGATTATTTGGTTAGAATCAGTACTGTTTGTTACTTTAACTTTACAAATAATactgttatcattattattattattagtagtagtataattaTTTGGTAACACTtcacaataatgggcattaattcctcatgaattccatcacaggaaaaacacatgaatacatgatgtaattcttgtgaactcagattaaattaatttgtaattcaagtatgtgaattcaaaatgattttaaggctcttattcatatggaattcatttttaatcaatTAAGTTGATCgtgaattcatgtttttcacaaccccctggcGAGGGAGTAAGGTATGGAGGGGAGGGGATTAATTAATTATGAGTCATGGTTATTAAGggtatttttttctccagtatgttcctcatgaatGCGTAACTCCTTTGCATCAAATGGTGTTAATCACGTGTACAAATCATCACTGTCtatatgaataaaagcaaaaaaaatgtatggattcatcacaattttgaattttgaaatgtatttgtttttgcaataaTCGGCGTTAAGCCAAGTtacgttttcttgtaaagaatcatgcttat
This is a stretch of genomic DNA from Amia ocellicauda isolate fAmiCal2 chromosome 11, fAmiCal2.hap1, whole genome shotgun sequence. It encodes these proteins:
- the LOC136763037 gene encoding protocadherin gamma-A12 isoform X19 is translated as MATTTMRCSIQWQVRCFLFFLSVIDPCLGDVRYSFPEEMKHGSVIGSLTRDLGLDVRTLSARRARLDFQGSRRCCEINVSTGDLVVAERIDRDKLCGHMTSCALNFDFFLENPLELHRITVDIQDINDNAPSFPSNIIKLEISESADKGARFPVEGALDSDIGLNSVQSYALESNEYFRLAVHTSAERGKYGELILERELDREKQQEVSLILTAVDGGDPQRSGTAVIQVTVLDVNDNIPIFAETVYKASVAESTAIGSTVVTISATDEDEGVFGEVTYEFRYFSEKAAELFSIDHKTGEVTVTGPIDFEDTSLFEFRIQAKDGAGQTAYCKLIIQITDLNDNAPVIYIKSLNTPIPENSKPGTEVAIINLQDRDSEVNGKVSCSIQQFLPFKLMPSIKNYYSLVTMSELDREQESEYNITVTATDGGFPPLSTNQTIHLTISDINDNPPVFDRQSYTAYVTENNSAGSSICSVSATDSDWQENGSVSYNLLTGEVNGIPVSSIVSINRDSGVIHAVRSFDYEQFRDFKIQVVAKDNGSPQLSSNVTVSVFITDQNDNSPQILYPAQSGNSFMTEMVPKAAQAGSLVSKVIAVDADSGQNAWLSYQIVKSTDPGLFTIGVHSGEIRTQRDVSQSDTMKQNLIVLVKDNGQRSHSSTCTVNFVISDDYSDYTSEMKDHAARSENMSNTTAYLVIALAVVTFLFLVFITLILVVKVCRRGKPGLLFDGAVAIPSAHFPPNYAEVEGSGTLRHSYIYDTFLTTGSRTSDFKFVSSYDSTMPRDSTLKKEQKVSNEAGKTIGQEEDMSCEQKPANTDWRFSQGQRPGPSGAPQRPEEAGPWPNPPTEAEQLQALMAAANEVSEATNTLGGSSTLGPGTMGLSTRYSPQFTLQHVPDYRQNIYIPGSTATLTGNNGQGQGPPQGQPQALPQPQPQQQPPQQPPAEAPKPAQTPANKKKSAKKDKK
- the LOC136762714 gene encoding protocadherin beta-15-like, which produces MGNTCYATEWQVICIYFFLAVLHVSLGDFRYSVPEETKNRYIIGSLTHDFNLDFKLLRARRARVDYQGSRRYCDIHLDTGDFIVLERMDREKLCGQTSPCLIHFEFILESPLELHNIALEIQDINDNAPSFPKDVIKLEISETAPKGSRFQIAGARDPDVGVNSVKTYILRPNKHFGLDIHTSNERGKYGEIVLKSTLDREKEREHSLLLTAVDGGDPPRSGTVIINIVVLDSNDNAPVFLNALYKVSILENSLPGTFVAKVSATDKDEGANGEINYDFNHVSESTKQLFDIDSKSGEIKVIGKIDFEESASYEIEIQAEDGGGQAGHCRVLVQITDVNDNIPAIIVKSISNPIPENLPPGTEIAIINVMDQDSGENSKVTCTMSPNLPFKLQTSIRNYFTLVTEAGLDREEYSEYNVTVTATDGGSPSLSSSKILHLIIADINDNPPTFDQQSYSAYVTENNVPGSSISSVTARDPDWKQNGTVTYALLPSEVNGISVASIFSINRDSGVIHAVRSFDYEQLRSFKVHVVAKDNGSPQLSSNVTVSVFITDQNDNSPQILYPAQSGNSFMTEMVPKAAQAGSLVSKVIAVDADSGQNAWLSYQIVKSTDPGLFTIGVHSGEIRTQRDVSQSDIMKQNLIVLVKDNGQRSHSSTCTVNFVISDDYSDYTSEMKDHAARSENMSNTTAYLVIALAVVTFLFLVFITLILVVKVCRRGKPGLLFDGAVAIPSAHFPPNYAEVEGSGTLRHSYIYDTFLTTGSRTSDFKFVSSYDSTMPRDSTLKKEQKVSNEAGKTIGQEEDMSCEKSAEMQSDRSS